ATTTTATCAAAgagtttattataaaaaaaagactGGAGGGAGTAATAAAAATGATGTGAAATTTTGATGAAATTGAATGTGTGTCATTGTATATATCAAAATGGACCACTTCCAGCTACTTTGTGGTTAATTACAGTACCATGCAAACGGATCTGACGCAATTCTGGAGTTCATAGCTGGTACCAGTTGTGTAGTGGGCCGGGCACCACCTGGGTGAAGTACTGCTCCCGCATTTGTTCTGTACATTGAATGATTCAATTAAAACTGTGGTGtatattcatatttttaatatgGGTTGTCTAAACGACCCATGCTCAATTTTGAGTTATATCACCCATGACCTTGTTGTACCAGTTATAATCTGACATGTGTCATCTTATTATCCACATCAtttctaatattttattttcgtaatatatatattttattatttaatttaattcctTAATAATCCCTACCAATTTAGTTAATAGCTTAGTAatccttttattttaaatatatccCCATTCCCCCATTCACGTTCTTCTTCATAAACAAGAAATCGTTCTTCCTTTCCTTTCGTCGGCGGCAACAGCGAACTAATCGACGTGGTGCGGTGGTGGATCTCCGGTAGCCCAGCCCGCTTCTCCAACCAGCACGCTGATGTCGTTTTCCTCTTCTCCTTGTGTCCTTGTTGATTTGGTTCGtttttcttgaattcagttgtTTACAAGTTCAATTTTTCTATACTGTTTTTATTTCAGCTCTTGATTGTGTTCATCTGAGTCTAGTTTCTTTTCTGCAATTGTGGTGTTGCATTTCTACATTTGTACAAACTGATTTTTATGATGCCCTTAAGCTGTTCGATGAAATGCTTCATTGAAGTGTCTTTGTTCAATTACTTTGTAGTAAGATTGGTGTCAATCCTGGCTCTGAGTTTGGAGTGGCATGTGATGAAGCAAACAAGTATGGTGGTTTTTTTTTAGCTAAGCCAAACTTGTATATATAAAGCACAAGATGTGCCAAGAGTAACAAATAGTACAGACCCAAGGCCAGAAAAATGAAACAGAGAACCAAGGGAGAATGGGAAAAAAGAGAATTGATATCAAGCAGCCGTTTGATAGTTGCTTCCAAAATTTTAGAAGTGATGTTGGATAGGTGTTTGATCATTGTAGTATTAATATATGGTTTAGAAGTTGTTCTCACTGGTCATTCTTTCTTAGAATCGCTTCTCTATATTTTCATTTGTCTGGCTAAGAAACTAGGTTATATGAGAAAATAAAGTTACTTATGACACACTTTCAACACTGTTATTAGCTTATTGCTCAtgttatatatgttttttttctcaCATTAACAAATGATGGTTTtggttctttttctcttattggGATTTTCACAGGAAACTTCACCCTCGGTTGTTTTCATTAAAGATCTTGAATTGACAAAAGTCCCAAAGACTTCTTCTGATCAAGTCATGCtgaatgaggatgaagatgCAAAAGTGGAAGGCACTGGTTCAGGCTTCATTTGGGATAAATTTGGTCACATAGTAAGGGAAAATTTTAGAAAGGGAATTTGGTTGTCCCACATAGATTTGATTCTACTTGTATTtcataataattttttctttgttttaacTTTGAGGCTAGTTATCTTATTGGATAGTATTATAATGGTGCTTTTAATTCAGG
This is a stretch of genomic DNA from Lotus japonicus ecotype B-129 chromosome 1, LjGifu_v1.2. It encodes these proteins:
- the LOC130722918 gene encoding protease Do-like 5, chloroplastic isoform X2, with the translated sequence MSFSSSPCVLVDLETSPSVVFIKDLELTKVPKTSSDQVMLNEDEDAKVEGTGSGFIWDKFGHIVTNYHVVAKLATDTSGLQRCKVFLADTKGNSFYREGKIIGFDPTYDLAVLKVNIEENMD